The Candidatus Sulfotelmatobacter sp. genomic interval ACGTCGACGCCACCGACGCCGACGGCAAGATCGCGATGCAGAGCCCGGACGGCGGGACGCAGGCCAAGCGCGGCTCGGCGGTGACGATCTACGTCAACGTACCCGGCAGCGTCCCCGACGTGACCGGGATGCCGCTGGCCGACGCGGAGCGCGCGCTGCGCGCGCAAGGCTACCAGATCGGCAACATCGCCTACACCACCGACGGCACCGGCCAGCCCGGCCAAGTCGTGCGGACCGAGCCCGAGGCCAACAGCTCGCTGCGCCCCGGTGAGTCGGTGAACCTGACCGTGTTCCAAGCCGCGACGCCCGGCGCTCCCGGGCAGCAGCCGCAGCAGCAGCAAAACCAGGACCAGCAGCAGCCGCGATGAGCGGCCGGGTGATCCTGGGGATCGATCCGGGACTGCGTACCACCGGCTACGGCGCGATCGAGGCCGGGCCGGCCGGCCTGCGGCTGGTCGAGGGCGGGGTCGTCCAGCCCGACCCGGGGCTGCCCCTCGAGCAACGGCTGCTGCAGCTGCACGACGGGATCGTCGAGGTGCTGCGCGCCGTCCGGCCGGCCTGCGTGGTGATCGAAGAGCTGTGGACCGACTACGCCCACCCGCAGACGGCCGTGCTGATGGGACACGCGCGCGGGGTGATCGCGCTGGCGGCCGGCGCGCACGGGGTCGCCGTCCACGCGTTGGCCCACGCCATGGTGAAGCGCGCCCTCGCCGGCAGCGGCGCCGCCCGCAAGTCCCAAGTCAGCGGCATGGTCGTCCAGCTGCTCGGCCTGACCGCGCCCCCGCGTCCCAACGACGTCTCGGACGCGTTGGCCTTGGCGATCGCGTTCGCGTTCCGGTTTGAAGGCGCTCCGCCCCAGGCTCCGCGCCCCCCACGCCTTCGGCGCGGGCCCCCCGCGCTACGGGGCGCTTGACGAATTGCGGCGAAGCGCAATTCCCCGAGGGCGCCCCCCAACACCATGTTCTCTAGAATAACCGGCACCGTTCTCGAACAGACGGGCGAGCTCGTGCGCATCGACGTCGGCGGCCTGGTCTACGACGTTACCGTGCCGCCCAGCGTCGCCGCCAAGGTGCCCGCGAGCGGTGAGACGACGCTCGAGATCTTCCCACACTTCGCGCTCGACGGCAACGCCGGCCGGTTCACGTTCTTCGGCTTCAGCAACGGGATCGAGCGCGAGTTCTTCGAGGCGCTGCTCTCGGTCGCGTCGATCGGACCGAAGTCGGCGGCGCGCGCGTTCTCCGCGCCGATGGCGCGCATCGCGCGCGCGATCGACGAAGGCGACCACGTCTTCCTCAAGACGCTGCCGGGGATCGGGCAGCAGAAGGCGCGCGACATCGTCGCCAAGCTGCAGGGCAAGGTCGCGCGCTTCTTGCTGATCCAAGACGCGCCCGCACGTGCCGTCCCCGACGCGCCGCCGATGCCGGAGTTCGCGGGCGAAGCGCTGGCGGTGTTGCTGCAGCTGGCCTACAAGCGCGCCGAGGCCGAGGCGATGATCGCGCAGACGCTCGAGCGCGCGCCGCAGATCGCCGACGCCGAGACGCTGCTGGCCGAGATCTACCGCCAACGCCACGCCGCCGGAATCACCGCATGAGCGGCAGGCAGGGTGGTGTTGCGCGCGCCCTCGGGGAATGTCCCCCGGTGACATTCGTGAGCGCGCGCTCCGGCTGGGGGACCCACGCGTAGCGTGGGGGGCGCGGAGCCTGGGGCGGAGCGCCCTGTGCGCAGAAAGGTCGTCGGGCCTACAGACGCAACGCCGGCATCATTCGAAAACCAAGAAGAAGACGTCGCCGAACGTGTAGTCGGTGCCGACGCGAGCCTCGAAGACGAGGTCTACGGCGCGACGCTGCGGCCGCGCACGTTCGAGGACTATGTCGGGCAGACGCAACTGGTCGAGAACCTGCGCATCGCGATCGACGCGGCGGCACGGCGCGGCGAACCGCTCGAGCACGT includes:
- a CDS encoding crossover junction endodeoxyribonuclease RuvC, whose amino-acid sequence is MSGRVILGIDPGLRTTGYGAIEAGPAGLRLVEGGVVQPDPGLPLEQRLLQLHDGIVEVLRAVRPACVVIEELWTDYAHPQTAVLMGHARGVIALAAGAHGVAVHALAHAMVKRALAGSGAARKSQVSGMVVQLLGLTAPPRPNDVSDALALAIAFAFRFEGAPPQAPRPPRLRRGPPALRGA
- the ruvA gene encoding Holliday junction branch migration protein RuvA; the encoded protein is MFSRITGTVLEQTGELVRIDVGGLVYDVTVPPSVAAKVPASGETTLEIFPHFALDGNAGRFTFFGFSNGIEREFFEALLSVASIGPKSAARAFSAPMARIARAIDEGDHVFLKTLPGIGQQKARDIVAKLQGKVARFLLIQDAPARAVPDAPPMPEFAGEALAVLLQLAYKRAEAEAMIAQTLERAPQIADAETLLAEIYRQRHAAGITA